The DNA segment GCGGGCAACATATGGTCAGAAGTGCGTCATATGCCgacgataacaacaaaaaccgaTCCACTCATTGCCACAGCGTtcacagcgacgacgacgactgcaAGGTTAGAGGAGAGAATCTAAATCAATTGTTCGGACAGCCCTTTGACTCACCTTTCAGCAATTTGCGTGGACGCGTTTTAAACTCAAACCGTTCGTCGCCGCCTCCCCCAGCTGCTGATGATTGTGCGTGTGGGCGTGGTCGCCGTTCGTTGACATATTGCAGTGTTGTTTTGGCTGAAGCCTGTTGACCTTGTTGGCTGCTGCCGGCACCTTGACCCTTCTCTGAGATGGTGCGCTCAATGGAACACGAGGCTGAGTTGCGACTACGCGTTGTTTCGCCACTCGATATGCCTTTAATCTACAAACcacaaatgtttttgttattggtgggggaggaggaggaaattTGGGCGTGTGTGATTTCTTTGTTACATTGATCTTTGGCACCGCAACGGGCGTGGCAGGTGTTTGGGCTGATTTTGCTTCCTCCTCGGTCTCCACATCATTTGGCACTAGCTTCTGGCGCTCAACAACCTCATCGTTTGGTTCCATTTCTCCAATTTGTGTTTTCAATCTCTGTTTTCaagcaaaatttgtttgctttgtgtgtgtggttgctTTAAGCATTCACAGTCTACGCGCACATTCAAAACAGCTGTTGGCAGTGTGACCACACTGATATTGCCAGGGCTGATGCAATACTTTGGGTTACTTGGGCGCCTAATTCGAAATAATTCAAATGCTATCTACTTCTTTGATTACTTTTATTGCATGTGCTGAATGTGATTCAGAAAGTGTTATTAAACTAAAGAGTCAACATTTATGCCTTCTTTTTGGCAAAGCCCATTGTGTAGACCATATGAACGATGCTCACTAAACCAATGCCACAGAGCGCTGCAGTAATGCCAAATAGGGCCTTATCAGCTGGACCTCCTTTCAGAAAAACGGGCAGATCATTCACAGCCTGCAAAGAAGGTATTCAATTATATTgaacattttgtaaaaattaaatcatttccCACCTGGAAAGTCTTCATTTTGCCAGCCAATCCCTCAGGTAACGCCATGATTTCTTTTAGGGTA comes from the Drosophila sulfurigaster albostrigata strain 15112-1811.04 chromosome 2L, ASM2355843v2, whole genome shotgun sequence genome and includes:
- the LOC133844416 gene encoding coiled-coil domain-containing protein 28B isoform X3 translates to MEPNDEVVERQKLVPNDVETEEEAKSAQTPATPVAVPKINIKGISSGETTRSRNSASCSIERTISEKGQGAGSSQQGQQASAKTTLQYVNERRPRPHAQSSAAGGGGDERFEFKTRPRKLLKVPDVKHMERALLGLLDDFHSGKLKAFGSGCTMDQMTKIREQQESLAKLHFELAAAEEDSLEHGNEFNTSRAQENMLQLMQRLEQLSISIEQLQTSHTGL
- the LOC133844435 gene encoding cytochrome c oxidase subunit 7A1, mitochondrial, with translation MALPEGLAGKMKTFQAVNDLPVFLKGGPADKALFGITAALCGIGLVSIVHMVYTMGFAKKKA